In a genomic window of Lathamus discolor isolate bLatDis1 chromosome 4, bLatDis1.hap1, whole genome shotgun sequence:
- the PANX1 gene encoding pannexin-1 — MAIAHIATEYVFSDFLLKEPPETRYKGLRLELALDKIVTCIAVGLPLLLISLAFAQEISIGAQISCFAPSSFSWRQAAYVDSYCWAAVQQKQPSQSNLENIPLWLHKFFPYILLLVAILLYLPCLFWRFTAAPHLSSDLKFIMEELDKAYNRAIKAANSIRSGDPREPADLVPAVNENLTQSLWEISESHFKYPIVEQYLKTKKNSRCLIIKYIICRLLTLVIICIACLYLGYYISLSSLSDEFLCTIKTGILKNDTAVPEVVQCKLIAVGVFKVLSYINLIIYLLVMPLVVYAMFVPWRWNSGILKVYEILPTFDVLKLKSKCFDDLSLYLLFLEENVSELKSFKCLKVLENIAVSEKFDVMQLLVNLGTIKTDTIDGKPGTAVLEKPEETAIEELGKNATELQVLTDHDASANTSPREGKKLRQRLLDSSC, encoded by the exons ATGGCCATCGCGCACATCGCCACCGAGTACGTCTTCTCCGACTTCTTGCTGAAGGAGCCGCCGGAGACGCGGTACAAAGGGCTGCGGCTGGAGCTGGCGCTGGATAAGATCGTCACCTGCATCGCCGTGGGGCTGCCGCTGCTCCTCATCTCCCTCGCCTTCGCCCAGGAGATCTCCATCG GTGCTCAGATAAGCTGCTTTGCTCCCAGCTCCTTCTCCTGGCGCCAGGCTGCTTATGTGGACTCCTACTGCTGGGCAGCTGTGCAGCAGAAGCAACCATCCCAGAGCAACTTAGAAAACATCCCTCTGTGGCTGCATAAA tTCTTCCCATACATCCTTCTGCTCGTCGCTATCCTGCTGTATCTCCCATGTTTGTTCTGGCGCTTCACCGCAGCACCTCACCTTTCTTCAGACCTCAAATTCATTATGGAAGAACTTGACAAAGCCTATAACAGGGCAATCAAAGCTGCTAATAGCATCCGCAGTGGAGACCCCAGGGAGCCCGCTGACTTGGTTCCAGCTGTTAATGAGAACTTAACACAGAG tttgtgGGAAATATCTGAAAGCCACTTCAAATACCCGATAGTGGAGCAGtacctgaaaacaaagaagaattCCAGATGCTTAATAATCAAATACATTATCTGCCGTTTACTCACGCTAGTAATTATCTGCATTGCATGCCTCTACCTGGGCTATTACATTAGCCTGTCCTCTTTGAGTGATGAGTTCCTCTGCACTATCAAAACTGGCATCTTAAAGAACGACACAGCTGTTCCAGAAGTGGTTCAGTGCAAGCTTATTGCTGTCGGTGTCTTCAAGGTACTCAGCTATATTAACCTGATAATCTACCTTCTAGTGATGCCATTGGTAGTGTACGCAATGTTTGTTCCGTGGAGGTGGAATTCAGGTATTCTCAAAGTGTACGAAATCCTGCCAACTTTCGATGTTCTGAAGCTGAAGTCAAAGTGTTTCGATGACTTAAGCCTTTACCTCCTCTTTCTTGAGGAGAACGTGAGCGAACTTAAATCATTTAAATGCCTCAAagtgctggagaacattgcagtTTCGGAGAAGTTTGATGTCATGCAGCTTTTGGTAAACCTCGGCACTATTAAGACAGATACCATAGATGGGAAGCCAGGGACAGCCGTGTTGGAGAAGCCTGAAGAAACAGCTATAGAAGAGCTGGGAAAAAATGCAACAGAGCTACAAG TTTTGACAGACCATGATGCAAGTGCAAACACCAGTCCAAGAGAAGGTAAAAAGCTTCGCCAGAGACTCTTAGACTCTTCATGCTGA